The uncultured Subdoligranulum sp. genomic sequence GTTCTGGGCGTAGGTGAAGAGCGGCGTGTTCAGGATGCTGGAATCGTCGGTATCCAGCCCCTGCAGTGCCTGGGAAGCGTTGCTGTAGGCCGCTGCCGCCTGACGGATGGCATCCTCCGCCCGCTCGGTGGGCGCCGTGGGGTCGGCCCCGTCCGCCGCCACATTCTTGTCGGGGTCAGCGGTATCGGTCACGGTCAGGCTGCCGTCCTCGCCAGTGGTCAGGTACTGGCTCCACTGGTCGTTGAGAGCCGTTTCCAGATCGCCGGCCGTCACCTTGCTGGCCAGTTCCACCCGGCAGCTGCCGCCCTGGGTGAAGACGAGGTTCAGCCGGGCCACCTCCTCGGTACCCTGGCCGGCGGCCAGCACCGGCAGCGCGGCGTTTTCCACTTCGGTGCCGCTGCCGTTGATCACCGCCGTGACCCCCAGGTCCGCCAGCGTGTCGGCCAGCGCCCCCACATCTACGCCGGGCGTGGCGATGCAGAGGATGACATCGGCTCCCTCGGCCTGCAGTGCCGCCACCTGTTCGCTGGCGGTCTGGGCCAGGTCGTTGGCCATGGGGGTTTCCTCATTCACAAGTCCCACCTGGCCGGTCACCGTGGCGGTGTCGGCCAGCGAGAAGAAGCCGATCTTGTAGCCGGCCCGCTCCAGCAGATAGTTCATACCGTTGGTGATGCGGTTGCGGCTCCAGCTGGTGGAACGGTAGAAGATGGCCGAGCCCTCGGCGTCCCGTAGGTTGGCCGCCAGGGAGGGCCCGGAGGCCATGTTGGCGTCGCTGCGCAGCCGCTCGATGCCGAAGGCAAGGTCCTCCGCACCGATGGCCTGCAGGTCATACCCGGCCGCCGAGAAGGCGCTGAACATATCCATGCCGCCGGTGAGGCTGGAGCTCAAGCTCCCCTGCAGGCTGCCGCCGGCGTCCAGCAGGATGGCGTCGGGCGCCGAGGCCTTGAGCCCCGCCACATAGGCCATGTTATCCCGCACGCCGTCCAGGTTGGCGGTGGCGAAGACAGGCACCGTGATGTCGCCGATGCGCACAAGACAAGAGACGCTCTCGGTGCCGTCGGCCAAGGTGGCCGTGATGGTGCACTCGCCGCTGTCGGCCCGGGCACGGACCACGCCGTGCTTATCCACCGTGGCCACGTCCTCGTTGCTGCTCTGCCAGAAGATTTTCTGGCCGCCCTCCTCCTCGGCGTTCTGGTTGGTGGTCAGGGTGGCGCGGGCATCCTTGGCGTCCAGATGCAGTTCCATCTGGTAGGTATCGTTCACAAAGACCGGGTCGGCGGCCTTGCCCATGCCGTCGGCGATGCCGGTGATGGTGAAGGGACGCATGATGAAGTCCACGTCCACCGTCTCGCTCTGGACGCCGTAGTCGGCGCCGGGCGCCTGGTAGGTACACTGCCACATATCGTAGGTGCCGGTGTAGCCCAGGGAATCCGAGAAGCGGGCGATCCACAGATTGTCCCGCCAGGGGTCGAAGGCCGGGTCGCTGAAACGCGCCCGCACCCAGTTCAGCGAGGCATAGATGCCCTGCTCCCCGGTGTAGCCCAGCTCCACCAGTCGGTCAAAGAAGGCCTGGGTGATGGCGGCCATCTCCTCGGGGAAGATGCCGCTGATGCTCTTGTCCTCCAGGTCGTAGTACACCGGGTAGGATAGCTGGTAGGGCGAAGCGGTGTAGTCGGCCAGGCCCTCCTGGGGCGGGGCCACCAGACCCAGCAGCCGGGCCACATGGTCGGCCTCGGAGCGGGCCTCCTCCACCGTGGTGGCGTAGGAGTAGAGATAGACACCGAAGGGGATGCCCAGCCGGGTGCACTCGTCGGCGTTGCGGCGCCACTGGTCGTCGTCCTGGGCCCAGTCGGCCTCCTGGCCGTCCCACTCGCCGCCGTAGCCGCAGCGGATGATGGCAAAATCAATGCCCGCGGCCTTGGCCTTCTCCCAGTCCACTTCCCCCTGGAATTTGGACACGTCGATGCCCTTGAGCACCGCCGCCGGGATGGCCTCCCCGCTGGAATTGAAGTAATAGCCCAGATCATTCTTCTGCCAGGCGGCCGCCGGGGTGCCGAAATCTGCCTGGGCGGGCCCGGTGGGGCCGGAAGTGCAGCGGGTCAGGGCGATGCAGACCCCCGTCACCACCAGCAGGCAGAGCAAACACAGCGCCAGCACCAGACGGCTGCGCCGGCGGCGGCCGCCTTTGCGGCGCCGGGGTTTGCCGCTCCGCGGCGGCTGGGGCCGCCCCTGCCCGGAAGGCGGCGGGGCTGCGGGTTGGGGATTGGGTGCAGCCCGCCCGGGGCTGCGATAGATCTTGCGTTCTTCAGACACAGTCGTAAACCTCTCCTTGCCAAGGTATGCAACAAAATTCAAACAATATAAGTAAGAATAGTGTAACATTTTGCCGAATAAATTACAATGCAAAACGGGCGGCAACTTCTGTAAAATTCCACAAAAAAATGCACTCCCAACGGGGAGTGCATGGCTTATCTGTTCATTTCGGAGCGGCCGGTGCCGGCGCGGCGGATCAGGTCCTTGACCACCTCGCCGCCGCAGACCAGCCCGCAGGCCGCCGGCACAAAGGCATTGCTGGCCGGTACGGCCCGCCGTCCGTTGGCCGGGGTTTCGGTCAGTTCCGCCGTGAGGGGTGTCAGGGGTTCCTCGGTGGAGAAAACCACCTTCACCTTGCCCAGCCGCCGTTTGCGGCACTGGATGCGGATGACCTTGGCCAGCGGGTCCACGCTGGTTTTCTCGATGTCCGCCACCCGGAACGCCGTGGGGTCCAGCTTGTTGGCCGCCCCCATGCTGCAGAGGATGGGGGTGCCCGCCGCCTTGCACCGCTCAATGAGCAGCAGCTTGGCCGACACCGTGTCGATGCAGTCCAGCACATAGTCAAACTGCCCCAGATCGATGGTATCGGCGGTGTCGGCACCGTAGAACAGCCGGTGGGCGTGCACCACGGTGGTGGGGTCGATGTCGGCAATGCGGGCCGTCATGGCATCCACCTTGTACTGGCCCAGCGTGGAGTGCAGCGCGATGAGCTGACGGTTCAGGTTGGATTCCGCCACCCTGTCACTGTCGAAAAGGCTCAGCTCCCCCACCCCGCTGCGGGCCAGCACCTCCACGGCCTGGCCGCCCACACCGCCGATGCCGAACACCGCCACATGGGCGGCGCGCAGCGTTTCGAGAGCAGGGGTGCCCAGCAGGGCGCGGGTACGGGTATAGATATCAGGCATAGGGTAAATCCTCCGGGGTGTTTCTGTGGGGCGGCTGCCCGCCTTTTATTATACCCGGTTTTCCGTCTGCGTCAAGGAAGCCCCGGTGCAGCACCAGCGGTCGTCAAAGGTCATGGTCAGCAGCCAGTCACCGTCCAGCTTGACCCGCCGCGTTTCTCCCAGGCCGGGGCCGTCCACATCGTATAGCTCCTGCAGGTCCCGAATGGACCGGTTTTCAAACCAGCCGGCATCCAGCAGCCAGCGGGTATAGGTGACCACGTCGGCCTGTTCCCTGCCCCGGGTCCAGTAGTTGAGGCCGCAGTCCTGCAGCACATCCAGGTCCAGGTCGGCATCCACACCGGCGTCGTAGCGGTCCAGATTGGCGCGGACGATCCGGCTTTTCATATCCACGCAGGAGAGCAGCACAAAGGTGACCGCCAGCACGGCCAGTCCCATGCGGGCCGCCGGTATGCTGCGGAAGACCCGCACCAGCAGCAGCACGGCCCAGACCGCCAGCACGCCGAGGAACCACCCGGCCACCACCCGGCGGGGCGTATAGCCGAAGAGATGGATGTAAACCGCCAGCTTGGCCCCGGCCAGCAGGGCGAAGGCGATGCCGTAGAGGCAGAAGAGGGCTGCCAGCGTCTTGGGCAGCGGGCGGCGGCCGAGAAACCGCACAGCCGCCAGCACGCAGAAGTCCAGCAGCAGAATCCGCAGCAGCTCCCAGAAGCCGTCCACCGCAAAGTCCGAGGCGGCGGGTGCCGTCAGGCCCAGGGGCGCGGCGGCCAGCCATTCGGCCGCCTGGAGCCCGAAGAACAGCGTGTAGATGGCGCACAGGGCCCCCACCGCCGCAATGGCCGTCACCCGGGGCAGCAACCGGAAGGGCTCCAGCCCTGCGTAGAAGCGGTCCGCCGGGCAGGGCGGGTTTTCCCGGCGCAGCGAGCCCGCCACCAGGCCGTAGAGCCAGGCGCCCACCGGCAGGGAGAGCAGGAAGTATACAATGTAGGAGACCAGTTTTTCACTATTGAGAAGGAGGGCCAGCCAGTCGTTCCACGCCCGGCCCAACGCCGCGAAATGGGGGTCAGCCGCCGCCAGCAGGTTCCAGGCCATGGCGCAGAGCAACAGCGTGACCAGCACGGTCACCGCCCCCACGGCGGTCCCGCGCAGCTTGCGCCGCTGCTGCCCCACACTGCGCACCCCGGCCCAGACCGTGCCGACCCTGCGGAAGAAATTCCCGAAGGGCAGCACCACAAAGCCCGTCAGACCGTCCAGGAAGCATAGGCTGCCGCTGTACCCTTGAGCCAGCATGCCGCACCGGGCCAGCACGAACCAGACGGCAAAAATATGCCACACCAACGGCTGCCAGCCGCCCAGCACAGGCTGTTCACCCCAGAACGCCATAGCACCGGCCAGCACCAGCCAGCAGCCCGCCCAGAGGGGTGTTTCGGCGGCTGCCCGGCGGTGGAGCGCCCGGGCCATGGCCTCCACACCGGCCACAAACAGCACGGTGAAGACCGGCAGGCCCCAGCCCGCAAACCGGCGGGCAAACAGAATCTCTTTCACATACAGGTAGGCCAGCGGGTAGCTGAGCACCGCGCCCCATAGATAGGGAGTTGCCGGCACCGCCAGCTGAATTTTGGGCGCACTTTCGTAAAGGGGACGCCCGGCGCCCTCTCTGGGTAGTTCTGTCATGGAGAACCTCCTGTTCAGTTGTGAATCCGGCAGAGCTTACCGCTCGTCGGGAACGTATTCCAGCAAATCGGCGGGCTGGCAGTCCAGCGCCTTGCACAGCGCTTCCAGCGTGGAAAACCGCACCGCTTTGGCCTTGTTGTTCTTGAGGATGGACAGATTGGCCGGGGTGATGCCGATCTCCTCGGCCAGCTCCCCTGCGCCTTTATGGCGGCGCGCCATCATCACATCCAGATTGACCACGATGGGCACGGCGGCGCACCTCCTTTATATGGTATAGTCCAGTTCGTCCTTCATCCGCACGGCCTGGGCAAAGGCGTTTTTCAGCACCCGCACCAGCAGCGCCATGAACCCGGCCGCCACCGCCAGAAAGGCGAAGGGCAGATAGATCCAGATGCCCACCGGCAGGCAGAGCACCGCCGCCCAGGTGCAGCACCAGCTGATTCGCCGCAGCGCCAGCACCGTCTGGGGGACGAAGACCTCCCCCTGCTCCAGCCGCCCCAGAAAGCGGTAGAGATTGTACAGCATCCAGAAGGCCAGCGCCGCGCAGAGATACCCCAGCACCAGCAGCACGACCTCCACGGCGGGGCCGTCCTGGTTCAGGTGATGGGTGGTCATCAGCCAGCGCACCAGCCAGGGCCCGCAGACCGTCATGACCGCGCTGCCCAGGATGGCCAGCGCCACCACATACCGCGTCAGCGTAATACTCTTGTGATCGTCCCATTGCCAACATTTCATCTGTGCAGTCCCCCGTTCTGTTCAGGTTAGCAGCAGTATACCACAGGTGTTATCGTTTTGCAAGTATTTTTTATCGTTTTTCGATATTTTTATCTTGTTATACAAAAAATTCCTTTCGGAGAAAATCCGAAAGGGATGGCAGGAATCACAATATTCTGATCAGGCGGGCCGGGGCGTGCTGCGCTCCATCACGGTCTCCCAGGCGGAGGACATCTTGTCCGCCAGGCAGACCAGCACCGCTTCCCGGCAGCGCGGAAGCCAGGCGGGGGTCAGCGGCCACATATGGCTCTGGATGATGTTCTTCTCGGTGGCGTTGAGGCGGAACACCGTCTCGGCGTTGTAGCGGGCGATGAGGGGATGCTTGAACCCGTGCCAGTGGGTAATGTCGTGGCAGGCATGCCAGTCGTAGAGATAGAAGTCGTGCAGGAACGCGCCCCGCACCAGGCTGGCCTCCCGGGCCCCGCAGCCCAGCCGCAGATTCAGCCAGTAGGCAATGCGCGTCACCCGCAGACAGTGCTCGTAGGTGGTGACGGTGCCGTGCTGGATGAACTGCTTCATCACCAGCGCGTTGGGGTCGTCCGCCACCCCCTGCAGCAATTGGCGCATCCGGGTTTCCTCCGCCGGGGTCAGTTTACAGAACATAGGCACGCTCCTTTGCGGTTTCCTCGCTCCAACGGTTCCATTATAGCGAATCGGGCGGGCCGCCGCAAGCGGTTCGCAAAAAATTTACACCTTGTGCCGTATTTTTTTACACAACCGGCGGATTTTCCAGCCGTTTGTCCTTCGGGACGGCGATCTCGTTGCCGGGGTAGCGCTCCACCTCGGTGCCGGACAGGCTTTCCAGTTCCCGCAGCACGGCCTCGTTGTCGTCGTAGACCATGGGCAGGAACACCCGGTGGTTGCTGCGGATGATTTTGCCGAAGCCTGTCCAGTAGTTGGTATGCTGCACAGCCGCCCCCGACGCATCGTAGACGGTATCGACGCCGCCGCACCACAATACCAGAAAGTTGCGGTCAGGGAAATAGAGGATCCGGTCCAGCAGCGAATAGGGCACCGAGGATTCATACCGGGGGCCGTATCTGCCTTTCCGCCGGTCCCGGTAACTGTAAATCAGACGCTTGGGCTGCAGGTCCAGCCTGTCGTCATAGCGGCAGATTGCCATACCCCGGCAGGTGAAGAGGTCGTTTTTCCAGCTGAGAATGGCAACGGGAAACAGAGCCATGCAGGACAGCGCCCACGCGGCCATGGCAGACTCCATGCGCAGGAAGGCGTCCCTGCCTGCCATGGCCAGATAGCCCAGGACGCCGCACACCAGCGGCACCACCACGGCCAGCACCGTGCGCCGGATGCGCACCGGGCGCCGCTGAATCCAAAAAGGATGCTGACGGTAATCGGTGCGGTCATACCGCCGCAGCTTATCCGGATTGGTGTGGTAGATCATGGCCGGGCCTCCTGGCGGGTGAGCAGCGCCACCGTCTCGATATGGCGGGTATGGGGGAACAGATCCACCGGCACAAATTTCCGGGCCTTGTAGCCCTGCCGGGCAAACAGCGCCACATCCCGGGCCAGCGTTTCAGGGTCGCAGCTCACATACACCACCCGCCGGGGTGCCATCCGGCTTACCGCCCCAATACAGGCCGGCGTGCTGCCCGCCCGGGGCGGGTCCAGGAACACCACGTGGGGGCGCAGGGCCTCCCGGGCCGCCTGCTCCATCCAGGGGGTGGCGTCGGCGCAGGTGAAACGGGCATTGTTCACCCCGTTGCGCCGGGCATTGGCGATGGCGTCCCGCACGGCAGCCGGGTTGCGCTCGATGCCCAGCACCCTGCCCGCCGAAGCCGCCGCGCAGAGCCCGATGGTGCCGATGCCGCAGTAGGCATCCACCACCGTCTCCTTGCCGGTGAGCTCCGCCAGGCTGATGGCCGTTTGATACAGCACCTCGGTCTGGAGCGGGTTGACCTGATAAAAGCTGCGGGACGAGATGGCAAACCGCAGTCCGCACAGGGTGTCCAGCACCTGCCCGGGGCCGTGCAGCACCTTTTCCCGGTTGCCCAGCACCGCGCTGGTGGCGGTGGGATTCACGTTGTGCACAATACCCGCCACCCAGGGGGCCGCCCTGCGCAGCGCCGCACAGAAATTCCGGCTGCCCGGCAGGGCCGGGCTGGGGGTGACCAGCGTCACCAGCACCTGCCCCTCCCGGGTGCCCCGCAGCACCACATGGCGCAGCAGCCCGGTGCTGCGGTCCTCATCGTAGGCCGTCCAGCGACAGCCCCGGGCCGCCTGGAGCACGGCCTCCAACGTGCGGTTGAGGGCCTCCTGCTGCAGCAGACAGTCGGTGCCCGGCAGCACCCGGTGGGTGCCCTCGGCATACAGGCCGCAGACCAGTTTGCCCTGCTGCATGGCGAAGCTGGCAATGGCCTTGTTGCGGTAGTTCCAGGGGTTTTCCATCCCCCGCACCGGCTCCACCGGCGCAAAGCCGCCCAGCAGTTTTTCCAGGCGCTGCTGTTTTTCGGCCAGCTGCCGGGGATAGGGCGTTGCCAGCAGCGGACAGCCGCCGCACTGGCGGGTAAAATTGGGACAGGTCTTGGGCATATCGGTTCTCCCTTTGCGCGGGACTTGCGCGGTGTGTTACAATGGATACGGAGCATGAGGCTTCTGCGGAAGCCATACATTGTGTAAGAACGGCAAACGAAACGGAGGCAATTCCATGAATGTTCTTCTGATCAACGGCAGCCCGCACAAAAACGGCTGCACCTATACGGCCCTGACCGAAGTGGCTTCTGCCCTCCAGGAGGCCGGTATCGAGACCACGATTTTCCACATCGGTTCGGCGCCGGTGGGCGGCTGTGTGGGCTGCGGCGGCTGCCGCAAGGCCGGCAAGTGCGTCTTCGGCGGCACGGTGGCCGACGTGCTGCCCCTGGTGGAAAAGGCAGACGGCATCGTCTTCGGCGCGCCCGTTCACTATGCCACGGCGGCAGGCAGCATGCTGGGCTTTATGCACCGGCTGGCCATGAGTGCGGGTAATCTTTTGCGCCACAAGCCGGCCGCTGTGGTGACCAGCGCCCGCCGGGCCGGTACCACCACCGCCCTGGAGGCCATGGAGAAGGTGCCCCAGTTTTTTGAGATGCCGCTGGTAAGTTCCACCTACTGGCCGATGGTCCACGGCGGCAATGCCGACCAGGCCAAGCTGGACGAGGAAGGCTGCCAGATCATGCGCAACCTGGGCCGCAACATGGCCTGGATGCTGCGCTGCATCGAGGCGGGCAAGGCCGCAGGCATCGAGCCTCCCCAGGCGGAAAGCGGCAAACAGACCAATTTCATCCGCTGATGGGCAAGAGCCGGACGTGTATGCGTCCGGCTCTTTTTGTGTTCAGAGCATGGTCGGCAGGAGCAGTCCGAAGAGCTGCCAGCCCACCAGCGCCGTGCCCGCGCCGAAGGCAAGCCCGGCCAGAACGTCGCTGATATAGTGCACGCCGGTGACGACCCGGGACGCAGCGATAAGCACCGCCAGCACGGTCAGCACCGCCCCCAGCGGGCCGCTGCAGTGCCAGGCCGTCACCGCAATGGCCGCCGCCGAAAAGCAGTGCCGGCTGGGCATGCTGCGCCCCGTCTCCGCCTTGGGGAACAGCGGCCGGTAGCCCAGCGCCGTGTAGGGGCGGGGCCGGTTGATGCGGGTGCGCAGCGCGCTGCCCGCCCAGAAGATCACCGCCGGGACCACCACCGACGGCAGCAGCCGTTCCCGGTACCACACCGCCAGCCAGAACAGCAGGACGGCGTAGAGCAGATAGACGGCAGCCACCGCGCCCCGGCTGACAAGATAGAGGGCGCGCCGGGCGGCCGGGTGCGCCTGAAACCAGCCGATGACGGCACGGTAGCGTTGTTCGTTCATGGATGGCTCCTCCCACAGTTGATGGTATAAGGATAGCACCCCGCAAAAGGCTTGTCAAACCGCCGTGCTTATGTTTATAATAAAGGCAGTTTTATGATACGGAGGACCTGCTTTTGTTTGGTTTTGCAAACGGATTGCTGCTGGCTCTGTTTGCCGCGGCAGCCGTGGATTTTGTGCTGGCCTGGCGCAGAACCGCCGCACCGGCGGCCGCCCTGCGCACCCTCTGGCAGCAGGAACACCTGCTGTTCGGCGGCTGGGGGGCCGGCTGGCGTCTGCGCGCCGGTCAGGCGGCGTTCTGTCTGGGGCTGGCACTGTACGAATTCACCGTGGTGTTCTGCAACAGCATGGCCCGGGAACAGTGGCCCTGGCTGCAGCAGCAGCTTTCCCCGGTGCTGGACACCCTCATGTACCTGGCCTTTTTTGCCAAGATTTTGCTGGGCACCCGCTACACCTGGCGCAGCCTGGGCACCGCCGGGGCGCTGTATTTCATCGCCCGGTGGGTCTATTTCAACGGCCAGAACATCTGGTTCCTGGGGCTGGCCGTTGTGCTGCTGGCGGCCAAGGACGTGCCGCTGGGCCGCGCCATGAAAGCCTTCCTTGCCTGCGGATTGCCCACCCTGGCCCTGGTGGAGCTGCTCCACTTTGCGGGCATTGTGGCACCGGGAGCCACCAGTGAGCGGGACGGCAGTTTCCGGCTGATGTTCGGCTACGGGCACCCCAACACCTTCGGCGGCATCGTATTCGGGCTGCTGCTGGCCTGGGTGCTGCTGCGCCGGGCCAGACTGCGCTGGCTGGAGATTCTGGCCGTGGGCGGCGTGGCCGTCTTCCTGTATGTGTGGCCCGCCTCCCGCTCGGCTGCCCTCTGTGCTGCATTGCTGGCGTTGCTGCTGGCGGCTGCCAAACTGCTGGGTTCCCGCCCCGCCGGCCCCAAAGCTGCCGCCCTGGTGGCCGCACCGGTGCCGCTGGTGCTGGCTTTCAGCCTGATCTTGCCGCTCTTTGTGGTAAAGGTAGGTCCCTGGTCCAACGACGTGGGCCCCGCCTGGCTGGAACGGCTGGATTCCCTGCTGACCTGCCGCATCTCCCTTTCCTGGGCGGCCTATCGCGTGCTGGATATCAAAATTGCCGGCCAGATGCTGCCCGAATGGCCGGTGCTGGACAACATCTTTGTCTATCTTCTCTATCAGTTCGGGCCAGTACTTCTGGTGCTTGCAGTGGTTCTGCTGACGCTGGCCCTCTACGGCCACGCCCGGCTGGGCCGCTGGCAGGAGGTGGCCTGTCTGCTGGTGGTGCTGTTCTACGGCTACATGGAAACCCAGGTGCTGCACATCACCAGCGACCCCGCCGCCCTGCTGTTCTGCGGTGTGATCTTTGCACAGCCGCTGCGCCGATGGGATTTTTCCTGAAAAGCATACAAAAACGCACATCGCAAAAGCGATGTGCGTTTTTTCGTTAAAAGGGCCAGAATCGCCAGGTCGCGATGGGAATGTTGTAGGAATTGCCCTGCAGCAACAGTACAAGAAAGCAGATGCCACTGACGATCTGCCAGACAAGCATTGTCCCGCAAACGGTCAGGCGGGCCCCCAGCCAGGCCCGACGTTCCCCGCCGAACCAGGCGGCAGTTGCACGCAGAAGTGCGCAGAAGGATTCCAGCAGAAGGACCCAGTAACATATAAAGGGCCCCCACCAGAGATTGGCATGCCCCATCCGCTCGCCGCGCTCCACAATCAGCAACGCTTCCGCCATGGCCATACCGAAGGTCAGCAGACTGAACCGGTATCGGAAATGTTTCCAGGCGAACCGGCCCAGCAGAACCGCCGCTGCCGCCACAAACACCAGCGAACGGAGCAGACCACGGCGGGCAGCCTCGCTGAAAATGCCCCAGGAGATTACACCGTTCTCAAAATTGATCGGATCCACCGAGAAGATCAGCTGCAATCCGCCGCCGCTCTCCGGAGTGAAGAGGATGGTTGCCTCCAGCAGGCAGAGACCGATACTGGGCAGTACGCTGCAACCCATGAGAATTTCCCGCTTAAGATTTTTCCCGCGGGTTTTCACCAGATCGGCGAAGAGCAGAAGCAGCAGGGCCGGGGCAAAGGCAAAGACAAAACTGGCCTTGAAGGCCGTGGAAAGGGTGAGCAAAACCGTGTACACCAGCCAGGCACGCACGTCCAGCCCGGTATCCATCCCCTGCCAGGCTCTGTAAAAGCACAGCATGGACAGCAGGGCAAACGGCGCCAGCATGATATAGGTGGTATTGTGATAAATTGTGCCGTTAAGAGTGCCGATGTACCAGTATCCCCCGCGGGGAATCCAGGCCGCCTGGGCCAGGTTCACCGCCAGGCTCAGCAGCAACCGCGTTGCCGCTGAAAGTTTCGGGGCGGCGGCGCGCAGCCCCCAGGCAAACACCGCCAGTGCCGCCAACTGGAACAGCGCCAGCAACACGGCCATGCCCCACGCACCCGCCAGGGCATAGACCGGCAGGACCAACAGAAAGGCGGCCGTATACGTATTACCGCTCTGGGCCGACTCCAGATGGGCCGGCAAGTCCGACGCAAAACCGTCCGTCACACAGAGTTGCTGGTGATGCAGCCAGCAAAGGACCGCAAAATAAACGATATACCCCGCCAGTGTGATGACCGGCAGCGCTTTTTTCTCAAAACGAGTTCTCAATATGCTTGTGCCTCCTGCAACGCCGGGTTTACTCAACGGCCAGCCGGATGCTGTCCCCCACCACGGGGTCCTGCGCCTCGATCTGCAGCCATTGGCCGCCGTTCTCCGCCGGGGTCAGGTTCAGATTAGCCACCGCCGCCGCGTAGTCGTTCTCGGTGCCGTCCGCATTGCGGGTAGTGTAGAAAAGGGTGGCCTGAGCATCGGCCCGGGCCGGCAAGTATACCGTCACCCCGGTGACAGTCTCCAGTGCCTCATCCGCGCCCAGTCCCAGCCAGGCAATGTCGTAACGGTTGTTTTCGCCGCGGTTAAAGCCCAGCCGGTAGGCGTTCTCTTCCTCATGGGATTCGCTGCGCCACACCTGCAGCGCATGGGCGTTGGTATCGGTGTCGGCATAGCGCTGGAAGAAG encodes the following:
- a CDS encoding DUF4153 domain-containing protein, with the translated sequence MTELPREGAGRPLYESAPKIQLAVPATPYLWGAVLSYPLAYLYVKEILFARRFAGWGLPVFTVLFVAGVEAMARALHRRAAAETPLWAGCWLVLAGAMAFWGEQPVLGGWQPLVWHIFAVWFVLARCGMLAQGYSGSLCFLDGLTGFVVLPFGNFFRRVGTVWAGVRSVGQQRRKLRGTAVGAVTVLVTLLLCAMAWNLLAAADPHFAALGRAWNDWLALLLNSEKLVSYIVYFLLSLPVGAWLYGLVAGSLRRENPPCPADRFYAGLEPFRLLPRVTAIAAVGALCAIYTLFFGLQAAEWLAAAPLGLTAPAASDFAVDGFWELLRILLLDFCVLAAVRFLGRRPLPKTLAALFCLYGIAFALLAGAKLAVYIHLFGYTPRRVVAGWFLGVLAVWAVLLLVRVFRSIPAARMGLAVLAVTFVLLSCVDMKSRIVRANLDRYDAGVDADLDLDVLQDCGLNYWTRGREQADVVTYTRWLLDAGWFENRSIRDLQELYDVDGPGLGETRRVKLDGDWLLTMTFDDRWCCTGASLTQTENRV
- a CDS encoding GH25 family lysozyme — encoded protein: MSEERKIYRSPGRAAPNPQPAAPPPSGQGRPQPPRSGKPRRRKGGRRRRSRLVLALCLLCLLVVTGVCIALTRCTSGPTGPAQADFGTPAAAWQKNDLGYYFNSSGEAIPAAVLKGIDVSKFQGEVDWEKAKAAGIDFAIIRCGYGGEWDGQEADWAQDDDQWRRNADECTRLGIPFGVYLYSYATTVEEARSEADHVARLLGLVAPPQEGLADYTASPYQLSYPVYYDLEDKSISGIFPEEMAAITQAFFDRLVELGYTGEQGIYASLNWVRARFSDPAFDPWRDNLWIARFSDSLGYTGTYDMWQCTYQAPGADYGVQSETVDVDFIMRPFTITGIADGMGKAADPVFVNDTYQMELHLDAKDARATLTTNQNAEEEGGQKIFWQSSNEDVATVDKHGVVRARADSGECTITATLADGTESVSCLVRIGDITVPVFATANLDGVRDNMAYVAGLKASAPDAILLDAGGSLQGSLSSSLTGGMDMFSAFSAAGYDLQAIGAEDLAFGIERLRSDANMASGPSLAANLRDAEGSAIFYRSTSWSRNRITNGMNYLLERAGYKIGFFSLADTATVTGQVGLVNEETPMANDLAQTASEQVAALQAEGADVILCIATPGVDVGALADTLADLGVTAVINGSGTEVENAALPVLAAGQGTEEVARLNLVFTQGGSCRVELASKVTAGDLETALNDQWSQYLTTGEDGSLTVTDTADPDKNVAADGADPTAPTERAEDAIRQAAAAYSNASQALQGLDTDDSSILNTPLFTYAQNPDASKTISYANYLATLYEEIAENDRDHWPEGWADAEVTGVAGGVTELEYGDITRQQLISSLPATQRLVLLSTTAEAAQALVDSGNVTRTYQASLTAYEPESDTVLLVTDTQTAAALGEGNYTILRDYGDLFWDVRMNINDNTNNFTEDFVLPEAPTYGVGRNQ
- the rlmD gene encoding 23S rRNA (uracil(1939)-C(5))-methyltransferase RlmD, encoding MPKTCPNFTRQCGGCPLLATPYPRQLAEKQQRLEKLLGGFAPVEPVRGMENPWNYRNKAIASFAMQQGKLVCGLYAEGTHRVLPGTDCLLQQEALNRTLEAVLQAARGCRWTAYDEDRSTGLLRHVVLRGTREGQVLVTLVTPSPALPGSRNFCAALRRAAPWVAGIVHNVNPTATSAVLGNREKVLHGPGQVLDTLCGLRFAISSRSFYQVNPLQTEVLYQTAISLAELTGKETVVDAYCGIGTIGLCAAASAGRVLGIERNPAAVRDAIANARRNGVNNARFTCADATPWMEQAAREALRPHVVFLDPPRAGSTPACIGAVSRMAPRRVVYVSCDPETLARDVALFARQGYKARKFVPVDLFPHTRHIETVALLTRQEARP
- a CDS encoding HD domain-containing protein — protein: MFCKLTPAEETRMRQLLQGVADDPNALVMKQFIQHGTVTTYEHCLRVTRIAYWLNLRLGCGAREASLVRGAFLHDFYLYDWHACHDITHWHGFKHPLIARYNAETVFRLNATEKNIIQSHMWPLTPAWLPRCREAVLVCLADKMSSAWETVMERSTPRPA
- a CDS encoding tRNA threonylcarbamoyladenosine dehydratase, which encodes MPDIYTRTRALLGTPALETLRAAHVAVFGIGGVGGQAVEVLARSGVGELSLFDSDRVAESNLNRQLIALHSTLGQYKVDAMTARIADIDPTTVVHAHRLFYGADTADTIDLGQFDYVLDCIDTVSAKLLLIERCKAAGTPILCSMGAANKLDPTAFRVADIEKTSVDPLAKVIRIQCRKRRLGKVKVVFSTEEPLTPLTAELTETPANGRRAVPASNAFVPAACGLVCGGEVVKDLIRRAGTGRSEMNR
- a CDS encoding DUF2975 domain-containing protein; translation: MKCWQWDDHKSITLTRYVVALAILGSAVMTVCGPWLVRWLMTTHHLNQDGPAVEVVLLVLGYLCAALAFWMLYNLYRFLGRLEQGEVFVPQTVLALRRISWCCTWAAVLCLPVGIWIYLPFAFLAVAAGFMALLVRVLKNAFAQAVRMKDELDYTI
- a CDS encoding helix-turn-helix transcriptional regulator, producing the protein MPIVVNLDVMMARRHKGAGELAEEIGITPANLSILKNNKAKAVRFSTLEALCKALDCQPADLLEYVPDER
- a CDS encoding phosphatase PAP2 family protein, which encodes MNEQRYRAVIGWFQAHPAARRALYLVSRGAVAAVYLLYAVLLFWLAVWYRERLLPSVVVPAVIFWAGSALRTRINRPRPYTALGYRPLFPKAETGRSMPSRHCFSAAAIAVTAWHCSGPLGAVLTVLAVLIAASRVVTGVHYISDVLAGLAFGAGTALVGWQLFGLLLPTML
- a CDS encoding flavodoxin family protein, translating into MNVLLINGSPHKNGCTYTALTEVASALQEAGIETTIFHIGSAPVGGCVGCGGCRKAGKCVFGGTVADVLPLVEKADGIVFGAPVHYATAAGSMLGFMHRLAMSAGNLLRHKPAAVVTSARRAGTTTALEAMEKVPQFFEMPLVSSTYWPMVHGGNADQAKLDEEGCQIMRNLGRNMAWMLRCIEAGKAAGIEPPQAESGKQTNFIR